One stretch of Oncorhynchus gorbuscha isolate QuinsamMale2020 ecotype Even-year linkage group LG21, OgorEven_v1.0, whole genome shotgun sequence DNA includes these proteins:
- the LOC124008159 gene encoding transcription factor p65-like, whose protein sequence is MDGIYGWEQPPLNQGNPFIEIIEQPKQRGMRFRYKCEGRSAGSTPGEKSNDTTKTHPAIKVHNYNGPLRVRVSLVTKNPPHKPHPHELVGKDCKHGYYEADLQERRVHSFQNLGIQCVKKKDVAEAVSCRLQTQNNPFNIPEANMWEEFDLNAVRLCFQASITLPTGELCPLEPVVSQPIYDNRAPNTAELKICRVNRNSGSCIGGDEIFLLCDKVQKEDIEVRFFQGSWEGKGTFSQADVHRQVAIVFCTPPYCDTNLTEPIRVKMQLRRPSDREVSEPMDFQFLPSDPDEYRLMEKRKRTEGMLQNLKLGSLMSGTMSAETRPFNIARRTVTAKPAASQPVMNPVAPPSAFSVKPQPYYNGPQPGKLFQTQPKAEASSTAAETWKFLNSLTLDSQPKATPVASFTTNPQASAAAAASSQAFPTVNLLDFNGFAFHNFACPQEPVSAAPTPEPTSTFGVQGSQFKVDEELPEFPSFSEAQAPGTLDSINIEEFQAMLGQSCLAGEGPKSSEASAPQEPCHLPSTNTVANNAAQNQADPANHHTGCGGSTWMNYPNSIVSLLQNEGVMESSPGNASQPAALDDLDVLSSMDEDRLMSILNSGNQYSFVPGHQT, encoded by the exons GTGCACAACTACAATGGCCCCCTGCGTGTCCGCGTCTCcttggtgaccaagaacccaccTCACAAGCCCCACCCCCACGAACTGGTGGGGAAAGACTGCAAACATGGTTACTATGAGGCAGACCTGCAGGAGAGACGAGTGCACAG TTTTCAGAACCTGGGCATTCAGTGTGTGAAGAAAAAGGATGTGGCCGAGGCAGTTTCCTGTAGGCTGCAGACCCAAAACAACCCCTTCAACA TTCCTGAGGCAAACATGTGGGAGGAGTTTGACCTAAATGCAGTGAGGCTGTGTTTCCAGGCCTCGATCACTCTGCCTACCGGGGAACTCTGCCCTCTGGAGCCCGTGGTGTCCCAGCCCATCTACGACAACA GAGCACCCAACACAGCAGAACTGAAGATCTGTCGAGTGAACAGAAACTCTGGAAGCTGCATAGGGGGGGATGAGATCTTCTTACTTTGTGACAAAGTGCAAAAAg AGGACATCGAGGTGCGGTTCTTCCAGGGCTCGTGGGAGGGGAAGGGCACCTTCTCCCAAGCGGACGTACACAGGCAGGTGGCCATTGTGTTCTGCACCCCGCCCTACTGCGACACCAACCTGACCGAGCCAATCCGAGTGAAGATGCAGCTCCGCAGGCCCTCGGATCGTGAGGTCAGCGAGCCAATGGACTTCCAGTTCCTGCCCTCTGACCCAG ATGAATATAGACTGATGGAGAAGAGAAAACGGACAGAGGGAATGTTACAGAATCTGAAGCTGGGGTCCCTGATGTCGG GGACCATGTCAGCAGAGACGAGGCCGTTCAACATTGCCAGGAGAACAGTCACCGCCAagccagcagctagccagcctg TGATGAACCCAGTGGCGCCCCCTAGTGCCTTCTCTGTGAAGCCCCAGCCCTACTACAACGGCCCCCAGCCAGGCAAGTTGTTTCAAACCCAGCCCAAAGCAGAAGCCTCCTCCACCGCAGCCGAGACCTGGAAGTTCCTCAACAGCCTGACTCTGGACTCGCAGCCCAAAGCCACCCCCGTGGCCAGCTTCACCACCAACCCCCAGGCCTCTGCAGCCGCAGCCGCCTCCTCCCAGGCCTTTCCCACCGTAAACCTGTTGGACTTCAACGGATTCGCTTTCCACAACTTTGCTTGTCCCCAGGAGCCGGTGAGTGCAGCCCCTACACCAGAGCCCACCTCTACCTTCGGGGTCCAAGGCTCCCAGTTCAAGGTGGATGAGGAGCTACCCGAATTCCCCAGCTTTTCTGAGGCACAAGCGCCAGGGACTCTAGATAGTATAAACATTGAAGAATTCCAGGCTATGCTGGGCCAGAGTTGTCTGGCTGGAGAAGGGCCAAAGAGCAGTGAGGCGTCAGCCCCTCAGGAACCCTGCCACTTACCCTCCACCAACACTGTGGCCAACAACGCGGCCCAGAACCAAGCAGACCCAGCCAACCACCACACCGGCTGTGGCGGCAGCACCTGGATGAACTACCCTAACAGCATTGTCAGCCTGCTCCAGAACGAGGGCGTGATGGAGAGTTCCCCCGGCAACGCCAGCCAGCCGGCCGCCCTTGACGACCTGGACGTCTTAAGCTCCATGGACGAAGACCGTCTCATGTCCATCCTGAACAGTGGCAACCAATACAGTTTTGTGCCTGGACATCAGACCTAA